A single genomic interval of Pseudorca crassidens isolate mPseCra1 chromosome 19, mPseCra1.hap1, whole genome shotgun sequence harbors:
- the TEPSIN gene encoding AP-4 complex accessory subunit tepsin isoform X2, whose product MAATVPLRDRLSFLHRLPILLKGTSDDDVPCPGYLFEEIAKITHESLGSSQCLLEYLLSRLQSGSGRVKLKVLKIMLHLCGHGSSSFLLILKRNPAFIQEAAGLLLRALVSLPLLEGLWEDGTGEAGRRGGALACRGPGDSFHGTPGSSPREQLVPEGAGSRPGLGGCLVLGRLVTSASFPATQGPASSRYASMGSQSRPQSSLQGFGYSKERGHTGSAGEAFLSTIQKAAEVVASAMRPGPESPSSQRSLLRGDAYQPAVTPSAGLGPPTPGNPLPTAGPGARAMRHQPGQAGGGWEELDSSPNSQDSSQENDDLGKASDSGSPSGSDSPSGASRAPSDLAERVEAVILSDCQQELNLVRAVTRGPHCFLSREEVQHFVKECGLLNCEAVLELLIRHLGATSERVQMRALGAIASLGCTDLLSQERVLLLARPRLQELSVGSPGPVTNKATKILRHFEASCRQWPPARRPPAEPGPAVARVGPSDLLTDTLPFTGGQGFLQPLSSALFSPKGTAPPSGLQPGPVPPTSLEGCPLPARADAREAKTRLAGSREQGPGSERGPFGTDTAKRGPELDPGPGDSCDSLFAGMELVACPRLVGAGTAAEEPLPACQAPWTSSQRVAAKEPSGSEPSAFAFLNS is encoded by the exons ATGGCGGCCACGGTGCCGCTGCGGGACCGCCTGAGCTTCCTGCACCGG CTCCCGATTCTCCTGAAGGGAACGTCGGATGATGACGTCCCGTGTCCAGGCTACCTGTTTGAGGAGATCGCCA AGATCACCCACGAGTCCCTGGGCAGCAGCCAGTGCCTCCTGGAGTACCTGCTGAGCCGTCTGCAGAGCGGCTCTGGCCGCGTGAAGCTCAAG GTACTGAAGATCATGCTGCACCTGTGCGGTCATGGCTCCTCGTCCTTCCTGCTCATCCTTAAGCGCAACCCCGCCTTCATCCAGGAAGCCGCAG GGCTGCTCCTCAGGGCCCTAGTAAGCCTTCCGCTGTTGGAAGGGCTGTGGGAGGACGGGACTGGTGAGGCCGGCAGGAGAGGTGGGGCTCTGGCCTGTCGTGGTCCAGGCGACAg TTTTCACGGGACCCCCGGATCCTCTCCACGGGAACAGCTTGTACCAGAAGGTGCGGGCAGCCGCCCAG GACTTGGGGGCTGCCTTGTTCTCGGACGCCTTGTCACCTCTGCCTCCTTCCCAGCCACCCAGGGCCCTGCCTCCAGCAGGTATGCAA GCATGGGCTCCCAGTCCAGGCCCCAGAGCTCCCTGCAGGGCTTCGGCTACAGCAAGGAGCGGGGCCACACAG GCTCTGCAGGCGAAGCCTTCCTGTCCACCATCCAGAAGGCCGCAGAGGTGGTGGCCAGCGCCATGCGCCCTGGGCCTGAGAGCCCCAGCTCCCAGAGGTCCCTTCTGCGAGGTGACGCCTACCAGCCGGCTGTGACACCTTCAGCCGGCCTCGGCCCTCCAACCCCTGGGAACCCTCTCCCCACAGCCGGCCCAGGTGCCCGAG CCATGAGACACCAGCCTGGGCAGGCTGGAGGCGGCTGGGAGGAGCTGGACAGCAGCCCAAACTCTCAGGATTCTTCCCAGGAAAATGACGACCTGGGCAAGGCCTCGGACTCAGGTAGTCCGTCGGGCAGTGACAGCCCCTCAGGGGCCAGCCGGGCACCCAGTGACCTGGCAGAAAG GGTCGAGGCCGTGATCCTGAGTGACTGCCAGCAGGAGCTGAACCTGGTCCGGGCCGTGACACGGGGGCCACATTGCTTCCTGAGCCGAGAGGAGGTGCAGCACTTCGTCAAAGA GTGTGGACTCCTCAACTGTGAGGCCGTGCTGGAGCTGCTCATCCGCCACCTGGGCGCAACCAGCGAGCGTGTGCAGATG AGAGCCCTGGGTGCCATCGCCTCCCTCGGGTGCACCGACCTGCTCTCCCAGGAGCGAGTCCTGCTCCTTGCCCGGCCTCGGCTGCAGGAACTCAGTGTGGGCAGCCCTGGACCCGTGACCAACAAGGCCACCAAG ATCCTGAGACACTTTGAAGCCTCCTGCCGACAGTGGCCCCCTGCCCGGAGGCCCCCAGCCGAGCCTGGCCCCGCAGTCGCCCGTGTGGGCCCATCAGACCTGCTGACCGACACCCTGCCTTTCACGGGGGGCCAGGGTTTCCTGCAGCCTCTGAGTTCAGCTCTGTTTTCGCCCAAGGGCACCGCTCCCCCATCGGGGCTGCAGCCCGGCCCTGTGCCCCCGACTTCCCTGGAGGGCTGCCCCCTTCCAGCCCGTGCGGATGCCAGGGAGGCCAAGACCAGACTGGCAGGTTCCAGAGAGCAGGGGCCTGGATCCGAGCGGGGCCCGTTCGGCACAGACACTGCAAAGAGAGGGCCAGAGCTTGACCCGGGCCCCGGGGATAGCTGTGACTCCTTGTTCGCTGGCATGGAACTGGTGGCCTGTCCCCGCCTGGTGGGGGCCGGGACTGCTGCAGAAGAACCCCTCCCAGCCTGCCAGGCTCCCTGGACGTCGTCACAGAGGGTGGCAGCAAAGGAGCCTTCTGGCTCTGAGCCATCAGCTTTCGCATTCTTAAACTCATGA
- the TEPSIN gene encoding AP-4 complex accessory subunit tepsin isoform X11, giving the protein MAATVPLRDRLSFLHRLPILLKGTSDDDVPCPGYLFEEIAKITHESLGSSQCLLEYLLSRLQSGSGRVKLKVLKIMLHLCGHGSSSFLLILKRNPAFIQEAAGLLLRALVSLPLLEGLWEDGTGEAGRRGGALACRGPGDSFHGTPGSSPREQLVPEGAGSRPGLGGCLVLGRLVTSASFPATQGPASSRYASMGSQSRPQSSLQGFGYSKERGHTAMRHQPGQAGGGWEELDSSPNSQDSSQENDDLGKASDSGSPSGSDSPSGASRAPSDLAERVEAVILSDCQQELNLVRAVTRGPHCFLSREEVQHFVKECGLLNCEAVLELLIRHLGATSERVQMRALGAIASLGCTDLLSQERVLLLARPRLQELSVGSPGPVTNKATKILRHFEASCRQWPPARRPPAEPGPAVARVGPSDLLTDTLPFTGGQGFLQPLSSALFSPKGTAPPSGLQPGPVPPTSLEGCPLPARADAREAKTRLAGSREQGPGSERGPFGTDTAKRGPELDPGPGDSCDSLFAGMELVACPRLVGAGTAAEEPLPACQAPWTSSQRVAAKEPSGSEPSAFAFLNS; this is encoded by the exons ATGGCGGCCACGGTGCCGCTGCGGGACCGCCTGAGCTTCCTGCACCGG CTCCCGATTCTCCTGAAGGGAACGTCGGATGATGACGTCCCGTGTCCAGGCTACCTGTTTGAGGAGATCGCCA AGATCACCCACGAGTCCCTGGGCAGCAGCCAGTGCCTCCTGGAGTACCTGCTGAGCCGTCTGCAGAGCGGCTCTGGCCGCGTGAAGCTCAAG GTACTGAAGATCATGCTGCACCTGTGCGGTCATGGCTCCTCGTCCTTCCTGCTCATCCTTAAGCGCAACCCCGCCTTCATCCAGGAAGCCGCAG GGCTGCTCCTCAGGGCCCTAGTAAGCCTTCCGCTGTTGGAAGGGCTGTGGGAGGACGGGACTGGTGAGGCCGGCAGGAGAGGTGGGGCTCTGGCCTGTCGTGGTCCAGGCGACAg TTTTCACGGGACCCCCGGATCCTCTCCACGGGAACAGCTTGTACCAGAAGGTGCGGGCAGCCGCCCAG GACTTGGGGGCTGCCTTGTTCTCGGACGCCTTGTCACCTCTGCCTCCTTCCCAGCCACCCAGGGCCCTGCCTCCAGCAGGTATGCAA GCATGGGCTCCCAGTCCAGGCCCCAGAGCTCCCTGCAGGGCTTCGGCTACAGCAAGGAGCGGGGCCACACAG CCATGAGACACCAGCCTGGGCAGGCTGGAGGCGGCTGGGAGGAGCTGGACAGCAGCCCAAACTCTCAGGATTCTTCCCAGGAAAATGACGACCTGGGCAAGGCCTCGGACTCAGGTAGTCCGTCGGGCAGTGACAGCCCCTCAGGGGCCAGCCGGGCACCCAGTGACCTGGCAGAAAG GGTCGAGGCCGTGATCCTGAGTGACTGCCAGCAGGAGCTGAACCTGGTCCGGGCCGTGACACGGGGGCCACATTGCTTCCTGAGCCGAGAGGAGGTGCAGCACTTCGTCAAAGA GTGTGGACTCCTCAACTGTGAGGCCGTGCTGGAGCTGCTCATCCGCCACCTGGGCGCAACCAGCGAGCGTGTGCAGATG AGAGCCCTGGGTGCCATCGCCTCCCTCGGGTGCACCGACCTGCTCTCCCAGGAGCGAGTCCTGCTCCTTGCCCGGCCTCGGCTGCAGGAACTCAGTGTGGGCAGCCCTGGACCCGTGACCAACAAGGCCACCAAG ATCCTGAGACACTTTGAAGCCTCCTGCCGACAGTGGCCCCCTGCCCGGAGGCCCCCAGCCGAGCCTGGCCCCGCAGTCGCCCGTGTGGGCCCATCAGACCTGCTGACCGACACCCTGCCTTTCACGGGGGGCCAGGGTTTCCTGCAGCCTCTGAGTTCAGCTCTGTTTTCGCCCAAGGGCACCGCTCCCCCATCGGGGCTGCAGCCCGGCCCTGTGCCCCCGACTTCCCTGGAGGGCTGCCCCCTTCCAGCCCGTGCGGATGCCAGGGAGGCCAAGACCAGACTGGCAGGTTCCAGAGAGCAGGGGCCTGGATCCGAGCGGGGCCCGTTCGGCACAGACACTGCAAAGAGAGGGCCAGAGCTTGACCCGGGCCCCGGGGATAGCTGTGACTCCTTGTTCGCTGGCATGGAACTGGTGGCCTGTCCCCGCCTGGTGGGGGCCGGGACTGCTGCAGAAGAACCCCTCCCAGCCTGCCAGGCTCCCTGGACGTCGTCACAGAGGGTGGCAGCAAAGGAGCCTTCTGGCTCTGAGCCATCAGCTTTCGCATTCTTAAACTCATGA
- the TEPSIN gene encoding AP-4 complex accessory subunit tepsin isoform X5, with protein sequence MAATVPLRDRLSFLHRLPILLKGTSDDDVPCPGYLFEEIAKITHESLGSSQCLLEYLLSRLQSGSGRVKLKVLKIMLHLCGHGSSSFLLILKRNPAFIQEAAGLLLRALVSLPLLEGLWEDGTGEAGRRGGALACRGPGDSFHGTPGSSPREQLVPEGAGSRPGLGGCLVLGRLVTSASFPATQGPASSRYASSAGEAFLSTIQKAAEVVASAMRPGPESPSSQRSLLRGDAYQPAVTPSAGLGPPTPGNPLPTAGPGARAMRHQPGQAGGGWEELDSSPNSQDSSQENDDLGKASDSGSPSGSDSPSGASRAPSDLAERVEAVILSDCQQELNLVRAVTRGPHCFLSREEVQHFVKECGLLNCEAVLELLIRHLGATSERVQMRALGAIASLGCTDLLSQERVLLLARPRLQELSVGSPGPVTNKATKILRHFEASCRQWPPARRPPAEPGPAVARVGPSDLLTDTLPFTGGQGFLQPLSSALFSPKGTAPPSGLQPGPVPPTSLEGCPLPARADAREAKTRLAGSREQGPGSERGPFGTDTAKRGPELDPGPGDSCDSLFAGMELVACPRLVGAGTAAEEPLPACQAPWTSSQRVAAKEPSGSEPSAFAFLNS encoded by the exons ATGGCGGCCACGGTGCCGCTGCGGGACCGCCTGAGCTTCCTGCACCGG CTCCCGATTCTCCTGAAGGGAACGTCGGATGATGACGTCCCGTGTCCAGGCTACCTGTTTGAGGAGATCGCCA AGATCACCCACGAGTCCCTGGGCAGCAGCCAGTGCCTCCTGGAGTACCTGCTGAGCCGTCTGCAGAGCGGCTCTGGCCGCGTGAAGCTCAAG GTACTGAAGATCATGCTGCACCTGTGCGGTCATGGCTCCTCGTCCTTCCTGCTCATCCTTAAGCGCAACCCCGCCTTCATCCAGGAAGCCGCAG GGCTGCTCCTCAGGGCCCTAGTAAGCCTTCCGCTGTTGGAAGGGCTGTGGGAGGACGGGACTGGTGAGGCCGGCAGGAGAGGTGGGGCTCTGGCCTGTCGTGGTCCAGGCGACAg TTTTCACGGGACCCCCGGATCCTCTCCACGGGAACAGCTTGTACCAGAAGGTGCGGGCAGCCGCCCAG GACTTGGGGGCTGCCTTGTTCTCGGACGCCTTGTCACCTCTGCCTCCTTCCCAGCCACCCAGGGCCCTGCCTCCAGCAGGTATGCAA GCTCTGCAGGCGAAGCCTTCCTGTCCACCATCCAGAAGGCCGCAGAGGTGGTGGCCAGCGCCATGCGCCCTGGGCCTGAGAGCCCCAGCTCCCAGAGGTCCCTTCTGCGAGGTGACGCCTACCAGCCGGCTGTGACACCTTCAGCCGGCCTCGGCCCTCCAACCCCTGGGAACCCTCTCCCCACAGCCGGCCCAGGTGCCCGAG CCATGAGACACCAGCCTGGGCAGGCTGGAGGCGGCTGGGAGGAGCTGGACAGCAGCCCAAACTCTCAGGATTCTTCCCAGGAAAATGACGACCTGGGCAAGGCCTCGGACTCAGGTAGTCCGTCGGGCAGTGACAGCCCCTCAGGGGCCAGCCGGGCACCCAGTGACCTGGCAGAAAG GGTCGAGGCCGTGATCCTGAGTGACTGCCAGCAGGAGCTGAACCTGGTCCGGGCCGTGACACGGGGGCCACATTGCTTCCTGAGCCGAGAGGAGGTGCAGCACTTCGTCAAAGA GTGTGGACTCCTCAACTGTGAGGCCGTGCTGGAGCTGCTCATCCGCCACCTGGGCGCAACCAGCGAGCGTGTGCAGATG AGAGCCCTGGGTGCCATCGCCTCCCTCGGGTGCACCGACCTGCTCTCCCAGGAGCGAGTCCTGCTCCTTGCCCGGCCTCGGCTGCAGGAACTCAGTGTGGGCAGCCCTGGACCCGTGACCAACAAGGCCACCAAG ATCCTGAGACACTTTGAAGCCTCCTGCCGACAGTGGCCCCCTGCCCGGAGGCCCCCAGCCGAGCCTGGCCCCGCAGTCGCCCGTGTGGGCCCATCAGACCTGCTGACCGACACCCTGCCTTTCACGGGGGGCCAGGGTTTCCTGCAGCCTCTGAGTTCAGCTCTGTTTTCGCCCAAGGGCACCGCTCCCCCATCGGGGCTGCAGCCCGGCCCTGTGCCCCCGACTTCCCTGGAGGGCTGCCCCCTTCCAGCCCGTGCGGATGCCAGGGAGGCCAAGACCAGACTGGCAGGTTCCAGAGAGCAGGGGCCTGGATCCGAGCGGGGCCCGTTCGGCACAGACACTGCAAAGAGAGGGCCAGAGCTTGACCCGGGCCCCGGGGATAGCTGTGACTCCTTGTTCGCTGGCATGGAACTGGTGGCCTGTCCCCGCCTGGTGGGGGCCGGGACTGCTGCAGAAGAACCCCTCCCAGCCTGCCAGGCTCCCTGGACGTCGTCACAGAGGGTGGCAGCAAAGGAGCCTTCTGGCTCTGAGCCATCAGCTTTCGCATTCTTAAACTCATGA
- the TEPSIN gene encoding AP-4 complex accessory subunit tepsin isoform X1: protein MAATVPLRDRLSFLHRLPILLKGTSDDDVPCPGYLFEEIAKITHESLGSSQCLLEYLLSRLQSGSGRVKLKVLKIMLHLCGHGSSSFLLILKRNPAFIQEAAGLLLRALVSLPLLEGLWEDGTGEAGRRGGALACRGPGDSFHGTPGSSPREQLVPEGAGSRPGLGGCLVLGRLVTSASFPATQGPASSRYASTSSPVTRLHSAGAPGLSSPEYPGLRGVPAAADAGLPTGMGSQSRPQSSLQGFGYSKERGHTGSAGEAFLSTIQKAAEVVASAMRPGPESPSSQRSLLRGDAYQPAVTPSAGLGPPTPGNPLPTAGPGARAMRHQPGQAGGGWEELDSSPNSQDSSQENDDLGKASDSGSPSGSDSPSGASRAPSDLAERVEAVILSDCQQELNLVRAVTRGPHCFLSREEVQHFVKECGLLNCEAVLELLIRHLGATSERVQMRALGAIASLGCTDLLSQERVLLLARPRLQELSVGSPGPVTNKATKILRHFEASCRQWPPARRPPAEPGPAVARVGPSDLLTDTLPFTGGQGFLQPLSSALFSPKGTAPPSGLQPGPVPPTSLEGCPLPARADAREAKTRLAGSREQGPGSERGPFGTDTAKRGPELDPGPGDSCDSLFAGMELVACPRLVGAGTAAEEPLPACQAPWTSSQRVAAKEPSGSEPSAFAFLNS from the exons ATGGCGGCCACGGTGCCGCTGCGGGACCGCCTGAGCTTCCTGCACCGG CTCCCGATTCTCCTGAAGGGAACGTCGGATGATGACGTCCCGTGTCCAGGCTACCTGTTTGAGGAGATCGCCA AGATCACCCACGAGTCCCTGGGCAGCAGCCAGTGCCTCCTGGAGTACCTGCTGAGCCGTCTGCAGAGCGGCTCTGGCCGCGTGAAGCTCAAG GTACTGAAGATCATGCTGCACCTGTGCGGTCATGGCTCCTCGTCCTTCCTGCTCATCCTTAAGCGCAACCCCGCCTTCATCCAGGAAGCCGCAG GGCTGCTCCTCAGGGCCCTAGTAAGCCTTCCGCTGTTGGAAGGGCTGTGGGAGGACGGGACTGGTGAGGCCGGCAGGAGAGGTGGGGCTCTGGCCTGTCGTGGTCCAGGCGACAg TTTTCACGGGACCCCCGGATCCTCTCCACGGGAACAGCTTGTACCAGAAGGTGCGGGCAGCCGCCCAG GACTTGGGGGCTGCCTTGTTCTCGGACGCCTTGTCACCTCTGCCTCCTTCCCAGCCACCCAGGGCCCTGCCTCCAGCAGGTATGCAAGTACGTCCAGCCCCGTCACCAGGCTCCACTCTGCGGGGGCTCCCGGCCTCTCCTCCCCTGAGTATCCGGGACTGAGGGGGGTCCCCGCCGCTGCTGACGCGGGCCTCCCCACAGGCATGGGCTCCCAGTCCAGGCCCCAGAGCTCCCTGCAGGGCTTCGGCTACAGCAAGGAGCGGGGCCACACAG GCTCTGCAGGCGAAGCCTTCCTGTCCACCATCCAGAAGGCCGCAGAGGTGGTGGCCAGCGCCATGCGCCCTGGGCCTGAGAGCCCCAGCTCCCAGAGGTCCCTTCTGCGAGGTGACGCCTACCAGCCGGCTGTGACACCTTCAGCCGGCCTCGGCCCTCCAACCCCTGGGAACCCTCTCCCCACAGCCGGCCCAGGTGCCCGAG CCATGAGACACCAGCCTGGGCAGGCTGGAGGCGGCTGGGAGGAGCTGGACAGCAGCCCAAACTCTCAGGATTCTTCCCAGGAAAATGACGACCTGGGCAAGGCCTCGGACTCAGGTAGTCCGTCGGGCAGTGACAGCCCCTCAGGGGCCAGCCGGGCACCCAGTGACCTGGCAGAAAG GGTCGAGGCCGTGATCCTGAGTGACTGCCAGCAGGAGCTGAACCTGGTCCGGGCCGTGACACGGGGGCCACATTGCTTCCTGAGCCGAGAGGAGGTGCAGCACTTCGTCAAAGA GTGTGGACTCCTCAACTGTGAGGCCGTGCTGGAGCTGCTCATCCGCCACCTGGGCGCAACCAGCGAGCGTGTGCAGATG AGAGCCCTGGGTGCCATCGCCTCCCTCGGGTGCACCGACCTGCTCTCCCAGGAGCGAGTCCTGCTCCTTGCCCGGCCTCGGCTGCAGGAACTCAGTGTGGGCAGCCCTGGACCCGTGACCAACAAGGCCACCAAG ATCCTGAGACACTTTGAAGCCTCCTGCCGACAGTGGCCCCCTGCCCGGAGGCCCCCAGCCGAGCCTGGCCCCGCAGTCGCCCGTGTGGGCCCATCAGACCTGCTGACCGACACCCTGCCTTTCACGGGGGGCCAGGGTTTCCTGCAGCCTCTGAGTTCAGCTCTGTTTTCGCCCAAGGGCACCGCTCCCCCATCGGGGCTGCAGCCCGGCCCTGTGCCCCCGACTTCCCTGGAGGGCTGCCCCCTTCCAGCCCGTGCGGATGCCAGGGAGGCCAAGACCAGACTGGCAGGTTCCAGAGAGCAGGGGCCTGGATCCGAGCGGGGCCCGTTCGGCACAGACACTGCAAAGAGAGGGCCAGAGCTTGACCCGGGCCCCGGGGATAGCTGTGACTCCTTGTTCGCTGGCATGGAACTGGTGGCCTGTCCCCGCCTGGTGGGGGCCGGGACTGCTGCAGAAGAACCCCTCCCAGCCTGCCAGGCTCCCTGGACGTCGTCACAGAGGGTGGCAGCAAAGGAGCCTTCTGGCTCTGAGCCATCAGCTTTCGCATTCTTAAACTCATGA
- the TEPSIN gene encoding AP-4 complex accessory subunit tepsin isoform X8, translating to MAATVPLRDRLSFLHRLPILLKGTSDDDVPCPGYLFEEIAKITHESLGSSQCLLEYLLSRLQSGSGRVKLKVLKIMLHLCGHGSSSFLLILKRNPAFIQEAAVFTGPPDPLHGNSLYQKVRAAAQDLGAALFSDALSPLPPSQPPRALPPAGMGSQSRPQSSLQGFGYSKERGHTGSAGEAFLSTIQKAAEVVASAMRPGPESPSSQRSLLRGDAYQPAVTPSAGLGPPTPGNPLPTAGPGARAMRHQPGQAGGGWEELDSSPNSQDSSQENDDLGKASDSGSPSGSDSPSGASRAPSDLAERVEAVILSDCQQELNLVRAVTRGPHCFLSREEVQHFVKECGLLNCEAVLELLIRHLGATSERVQMRALGAIASLGCTDLLSQERVLLLARPRLQELSVGSPGPVTNKATKILRHFEASCRQWPPARRPPAEPGPAVARVGPSDLLTDTLPFTGGQGFLQPLSSALFSPKGTAPPSGLQPGPVPPTSLEGCPLPARADAREAKTRLAGSREQGPGSERGPFGTDTAKRGPELDPGPGDSCDSLFAGMELVACPRLVGAGTAAEEPLPACQAPWTSSQRVAAKEPSGSEPSAFAFLNS from the exons ATGGCGGCCACGGTGCCGCTGCGGGACCGCCTGAGCTTCCTGCACCGG CTCCCGATTCTCCTGAAGGGAACGTCGGATGATGACGTCCCGTGTCCAGGCTACCTGTTTGAGGAGATCGCCA AGATCACCCACGAGTCCCTGGGCAGCAGCCAGTGCCTCCTGGAGTACCTGCTGAGCCGTCTGCAGAGCGGCTCTGGCCGCGTGAAGCTCAAG GTACTGAAGATCATGCTGCACCTGTGCGGTCATGGCTCCTCGTCCTTCCTGCTCATCCTTAAGCGCAACCCCGCCTTCATCCAGGAAGCCGCAG TTTTCACGGGACCCCCGGATCCTCTCCACGGGAACAGCTTGTACCAGAAGGTGCGGGCAGCCGCCCAG GACTTGGGGGCTGCCTTGTTCTCGGACGCCTTGTCACCTCTGCCTCCTTCCCAGCCACCCAGGGCCCTGCCTCCAGCAG GCATGGGCTCCCAGTCCAGGCCCCAGAGCTCCCTGCAGGGCTTCGGCTACAGCAAGGAGCGGGGCCACACAG GCTCTGCAGGCGAAGCCTTCCTGTCCACCATCCAGAAGGCCGCAGAGGTGGTGGCCAGCGCCATGCGCCCTGGGCCTGAGAGCCCCAGCTCCCAGAGGTCCCTTCTGCGAGGTGACGCCTACCAGCCGGCTGTGACACCTTCAGCCGGCCTCGGCCCTCCAACCCCTGGGAACCCTCTCCCCACAGCCGGCCCAGGTGCCCGAG CCATGAGACACCAGCCTGGGCAGGCTGGAGGCGGCTGGGAGGAGCTGGACAGCAGCCCAAACTCTCAGGATTCTTCCCAGGAAAATGACGACCTGGGCAAGGCCTCGGACTCAGGTAGTCCGTCGGGCAGTGACAGCCCCTCAGGGGCCAGCCGGGCACCCAGTGACCTGGCAGAAAG GGTCGAGGCCGTGATCCTGAGTGACTGCCAGCAGGAGCTGAACCTGGTCCGGGCCGTGACACGGGGGCCACATTGCTTCCTGAGCCGAGAGGAGGTGCAGCACTTCGTCAAAGA GTGTGGACTCCTCAACTGTGAGGCCGTGCTGGAGCTGCTCATCCGCCACCTGGGCGCAACCAGCGAGCGTGTGCAGATG AGAGCCCTGGGTGCCATCGCCTCCCTCGGGTGCACCGACCTGCTCTCCCAGGAGCGAGTCCTGCTCCTTGCCCGGCCTCGGCTGCAGGAACTCAGTGTGGGCAGCCCTGGACCCGTGACCAACAAGGCCACCAAG ATCCTGAGACACTTTGAAGCCTCCTGCCGACAGTGGCCCCCTGCCCGGAGGCCCCCAGCCGAGCCTGGCCCCGCAGTCGCCCGTGTGGGCCCATCAGACCTGCTGACCGACACCCTGCCTTTCACGGGGGGCCAGGGTTTCCTGCAGCCTCTGAGTTCAGCTCTGTTTTCGCCCAAGGGCACCGCTCCCCCATCGGGGCTGCAGCCCGGCCCTGTGCCCCCGACTTCCCTGGAGGGCTGCCCCCTTCCAGCCCGTGCGGATGCCAGGGAGGCCAAGACCAGACTGGCAGGTTCCAGAGAGCAGGGGCCTGGATCCGAGCGGGGCCCGTTCGGCACAGACACTGCAAAGAGAGGGCCAGAGCTTGACCCGGGCCCCGGGGATAGCTGTGACTCCTTGTTCGCTGGCATGGAACTGGTGGCCTGTCCCCGCCTGGTGGGGGCCGGGACTGCTGCAGAAGAACCCCTCCCAGCCTGCCAGGCTCCCTGGACGTCGTCACAGAGGGTGGCAGCAAAGGAGCCTTCTGGCTCTGAGCCATCAGCTTTCGCATTCTTAAACTCATGA